A stretch of Methanobrevibacter sp. YE315 DNA encodes these proteins:
- the rpsS gene encoding 30S ribosomal protein S19 translates to MARKVFKYKGYTLEELQAMSLEEVMELLPARQRRSLKRGFLPRQQIVLDKMRKLNKEGTKDGRPVVVRTHCRDMIVIPEMVGTTFGIYDGQNFVEVTIEPEMIGHYFGEYAPTRKRVQHGDPGMGATRSSMFVPLK, encoded by the coding sequence TTGGCAAGAAAAGTATTTAAATATAAAGGTTATACTCTTGAAGAATTACAAGCAATGTCTTTAGAGGAAGTAATGGAATTACTCCCTGCAAGACAAAGAAGATCTTTAAAGAGAGGATTCTTACCAAGACAACAAATTGTTTTGGATAAAATGAGAAAATTAAATAAAGAAGGAACTAAAGATGGCCGTCCTGTTGTAGTTAGGACCCATTGTAGAGACATGATTGTTATACCTGAAATGGTTGGAACCACTTTCGGTATTTATGATGGTCAAAATTTTGTAGAAGTAACTATTGAACCTGAAATGATTGGTCATTATTTCGGTGAATATGCACCAACCAGAAAAAGAGTTCAACACGGAGACCCAGGTATGGGTGCTACTAGATCATCCATGTTTGTACCACTTAAATAA
- the rpl4p gene encoding 50S ribosomal protein L4, with product MKVNVYSINGEVKEEIELPAIFDEVYRPDLIKRAVLSAQSARVQPWGNDPMAGKRTSAKGWGSGRGTARVPRIKNGSKAAFVPMAIGGRQAHPTRAEKNHHEKINIKERRFAIRSAVAATTDKEIVENRGHKVAELEQVPIIVEDEIEAVKTTKQTREIFQNLGVYDDIIRAKEGKRIRAGRGKTRGRKYKKVKGPLVVVGEDNGISLGARNHAGVDVVVAENLNAELLAPGTHAGRLTIYTKSAVEKLGGLFQ from the coding sequence ATGAAAGTTAATGTTTATTCTATTAATGGGGAAGTAAAAGAAGAAATCGAACTTCCAGCTATTTTTGATGAAGTTTACAGACCAGATTTAATCAAAAGAGCTGTACTTTCTGCACAATCTGCTAGGGTACAACCATGGGGTAATGACCCAATGGCAGGTAAAAGAACTTCCGCTAAAGGATGGGGTTCAGGTAGAGGTACCGCAAGAGTACCAAGGATTAAAAATGGTTCAAAAGCAGCTTTCGTACCAATGGCTATTGGTGGTAGGCAAGCACATCCTACTAGAGCTGAAAAAAATCATCACGAAAAAATCAACATAAAAGAAAGAAGATTTGCAATCAGATCTGCTGTTGCAGCAACCACTGATAAAGAGATTGTTGAAAACAGAGGCCACAAAGTTGCAGAATTAGAACAAGTTCCTATTATTGTTGAAGATGAGATTGAAGCAGTTAAAACTACTAAACAAACTCGTGAAATCTTCCAAAACTTAGGAGTTTATGATGATATCATTCGTGCTAAAGAAGGTAAAAGGATAAGAGCTGGTAGAGGTAAAACTAGAGGAAGAAAATACAAAAAAGTAAAAGGACCTCTCGTAGTTGTTGGTGAAGATAATGGTATTTCTTTAGGTGCTAGAAACCACGCTGGTGTAGATGTTGTGGTTGCAGAAAACTTAAATGCTGAATTATTAGCACCTGGTACTCACGCTGGAAGGCTTACTATTTACACTAAATCAGCTGTTGAAAAGTTAGGAGGTTTATTCCAATAA
- a CDS encoding METTL5 family protein — MKKITRKKHLEMRLQNIPSHPKPKVGLEQYTTPSIIASDLIWNAFGLGDIEGKDVLDLGCGTGVFAIGSALMGAHSSIGVDIDGDSIDLAIDVSGKLKLDNVDFIVSDICDFNNGSNVDTVFQNPPFGSQKKADKGQDLKFVKKAIELGPDVLYSFHMASTEDFLIKFYEDNALEISHIFRYDFPIPKIYDFHSRENQNVSVIVLRAEL, encoded by the coding sequence ATGAAAAAAATTACTCGTAAAAAACATTTAGAAATGAGGCTTCAAAACATTCCGTCTCATCCAAAACCGAAAGTTGGTCTTGAACAGTATACCACTCCATCCATCATAGCCTCCGATTTGATTTGGAATGCCTTTGGCTTAGGGGATATTGAAGGTAAGGATGTTTTGGATTTGGGTTGCGGTACCGGTGTATTCGCAATTGGTTCTGCATTAATGGGTGCCCATTCATCAATTGGTGTGGATATTGATGGTGATTCTATTGATTTGGCTATCGATGTTTCAGGAAAATTGAAATTGGATAACGTAGATTTCATTGTCAGCGACATCTGTGATTTTAATAATGGTTCAAATGTAGATACTGTGTTTCAAAATCCCCCTTTCGGGTCTCAAAAAAAAGCGGATAAGGGTCAGGATCTGAAATTTGTAAAAAAAGCAATAGAATTAGGGCCTGATGTTTTATATTCATTTCATATGGCGTCTACAGAGGATTTTTTAATTAAGTTCTATGAGGATAATGCTTTGGAGATTTCTCATATTTTCAGATATGATTTTCCAATTCCTAAAATCTATGATTTTCATTCAAGGGAAAATCAAAATGTGAGTGTAATCGTGTTGCGGGCAGAATTGTAA
- the rpl3p gene encoding 50S ribosomal protein L3, protein MVRHHQPRKGSVAFSPRKRAAKETPRVKSWPQIDEPKLLGLAGYKVGMTHALVTDTDKNSPTNGMDIFTPVTVLEVPPVVVMGIRAYEKTSRGLKVITEVLADNLDEELSRKISLPKEYNKSEAIAKIQGALENTEEIRVLVHTNPKVTSVPKKKPDIFECGIGGANPEEKLNTALELLGNEVKASEIFNEGEFVDAIATTKGKGFQGVVKRWGIRIQYGKAVRAGKGRHVGSIGPWTPRRTMWTVAQAGQMGYHKRTEFNKKILKIASADEVDQINPDGGFVKYGLVKNDYVLVKGSLPGPSKRLVILRQPIRPNNKAEDIPQINYISTKSKQGV, encoded by the coding sequence ATGGTAAGACATCACCAGCCAAGAAAAGGGTCTGTTGCTTTTAGTCCAAGGAAAAGGGCAGCAAAAGAAACCCCTAGAGTAAAATCTTGGCCTCAAATTGATGAACCAAAATTACTCGGCCTCGCAGGTTATAAAGTCGGTATGACTCACGCTTTAGTCACTGATACTGATAAAAACTCTCCAACCAACGGTATGGACATTTTCACTCCAGTTACTGTATTGGAAGTACCTCCGGTCGTAGTAATGGGAATTAGAGCTTATGAAAAAACTTCTCGTGGTTTGAAAGTAATCACCGAAGTTCTTGCAGATAATTTAGATGAAGAACTTTCTAGGAAAATTTCCCTTCCTAAAGAGTACAATAAATCTGAAGCTATTGCAAAAATACAAGGTGCATTAGAAAACACAGAAGAAATTAGAGTCTTAGTACACACAAATCCAAAAGTAACTAGCGTGCCTAAGAAAAAACCGGATATATTTGAATGTGGTATCGGAGGAGCAAATCCTGAAGAAAAATTAAACACCGCATTAGAATTATTAGGTAATGAAGTTAAAGCTAGTGAAATCTTCAATGAAGGCGAATTTGTTGATGCGATTGCAACTACAAAAGGAAAAGGATTCCAAGGTGTAGTCAAAAGATGGGGAATCAGAATTCAATACGGTAAAGCAGTAAGAGCAGGTAAAGGTAGACACGTTGGTTCTATCGGTCCTTGGACACCTAGAAGAACTATGTGGACTGTTGCACAAGCAGGTCAAATGGGATACCACAAAAGAACTGAATTCAATAAAAAAATCTTAAAAATTGCATCAGCTGATGAAGTTGATCAAATTAACCCAGACGGTGGATTTGTAAAATACGGTCTTGTTAAAAATGATTATGTTTTAGTTAAAGGTTCTCTTCCAGGACCATCTAAAAGATTAGTAATCTTAAGACAACCTATTAGACCTAATAATAAAGCTGAGGATATACCTCAAATTAATTACATAAGTACAAAATCTAAACAAGGGGTATAA
- a CDS encoding putative RNA uridine N3 methyltransferase yields MYKDELSIFIPNSFLSESKDLKIRTYKVGILGRALAIFQADNVVIYNDDHMKNEEGEMDESFIAEILSYMNTPQYLRKQAFPIRPELKHVGILPPLRTPHHPVNSQPDVGDYRQGFTVKRNKKGTFVDIGMDKLAFCKEQLSVKRIFDFKITKIAKKEVIVTPDKPDDVYWGYNVMSSNKSLKNSLKLIKPDLVVETTRYGDYIDSIFDELKPKVDECKSIAILFGGPYSSIQEDVSNPNWELFKVNTIPNQGTETVRTEEAVVATLSLFNFMRF; encoded by the coding sequence ATGTATAAAGATGAGCTATCTATATTTATTCCAAATTCATTTCTTTCTGAGTCTAAAGACCTTAAAATTCGTACTTATAAGGTGGGTATTTTAGGAAGAGCTTTAGCTATTTTTCAAGCAGATAATGTGGTTATTTATAATGATGACCATATGAAAAATGAAGAAGGAGAGATGGATGAATCTTTTATTGCTGAAATTTTGAGTTATATGAATACTCCTCAATATTTGAGGAAACAAGCATTTCCTATAAGGCCAGAATTAAAGCATGTAGGTATTCTTCCACCGCTTAGGACTCCTCATCATCCTGTTAATAGTCAGCCAGACGTGGGTGATTATAGACAAGGTTTCACTGTTAAGAGAAATAAGAAAGGAACTTTTGTTGACATAGGTATGGATAAACTTGCATTCTGTAAAGAGCAACTTTCAGTCAAAAGAATTTTTGACTTTAAGATTACTAAGATTGCTAAGAAAGAAGTAATAGTCACACCTGATAAACCAGATGACGTTTACTGGGGATATAATGTAATGTCCTCTAATAAGAGTCTTAAAAATAGCTTAAAATTAATTAAACCTGATCTTGTTGTTGAAACTACAAGATATGGAGATTATATTGATTCTATTTTTGATGAATTAAAACCTAAAGTAGATGAATGTAAAAGTATTGCTATTTTATTTGGTGGCCCTTATTCTTCAATTCAAGAAGATGTTTCAAATCCAAATTGGGAGTTATTTAAAGTAAATACTATTCCTAATCAGGGTACTGAAACCGTTAGGACTGAAGAGGCTGTTGTCGCTACACTTTCTTTATTTAACTTTATGAGATTTTAA
- a CDS encoding cation diffusion facilitator family transporter has protein sequence MEKDRSKAGKKASTVAIVSNCLLTVLNIVVGLMGGSYALVAEGMHTFTDVITSIIAYIGFKVSQRPADERFPIGYGRADAIAGLVIVIFLTFISFEIMDMAYHKLVDPSMITVPDNYVVIMAILGIILNFVVSRYIIKIGREINSPAIEADGQHQRVDIYTSIAILIGVVVARMSFPILDPIIGFLIGVLILITVYVIGKKNLLRIMGAVPENKELVSKIKSIVDDTTGARNAHNIKMDNFASYIIVALDVEVDADLTVKEAYEISCQVEQKILELPEVRDVSVKTCPSN, from the coding sequence GTGGAAAAAGATCGTAGTAAAGCGGGAAAAAAGGCATCAACGGTTGCAATAGTTTCAAATTGTTTATTGACGGTTCTGAATATCGTTGTGGGATTGATGGGTGGAAGTTACGCATTAGTTGCTGAAGGGATGCATACATTCACAGACGTTATAACTTCCATTATTGCATATATTGGGTTTAAAGTAAGCCAAAGGCCTGCTGACGAAAGATTTCCTATAGGTTACGGTCGTGCGGATGCAATAGCGGGACTTGTCATTGTAATCTTCTTAACATTCATTAGTTTTGAAATTATGGATATGGCATACCATAAACTGGTGGATCCAAGTATGATTACGGTGCCGGATAACTATGTGGTTATAATGGCTATTCTAGGCATAATTCTAAACTTTGTTGTCAGCAGATATATCATTAAAATCGGAAGAGAAATTAATAGCCCTGCGATTGAAGCTGATGGGCAACATCAAAGAGTAGATATATATACGTCAATAGCCATTCTGATTGGTGTTGTTGTTGCAAGAATGAGTTTTCCAATACTCGATCCAATTATTGGTTTTCTTATTGGAGTTTTAATCTTAATAACAGTATATGTCATTGGTAAAAAAAATTTATTGAGAATAATGGGTGCTGTTCCGGAAAATAAAGAATTAGTTTCAAAAATCAAAAGCATAGTTGATGACACAACAGGTGCAAGAAATGCTCATAATATCAAAATGGATAACTTCGCATCATATATAATCGTTGCATTGGATGTGGAAGTCGATGCTGATTTGACGGTTAAGGAAGCGTATGAAATTTCATGCCAGGTTGAACAAAAAATTCTGGAGTTGCCTGAAGTAAGAGATGTCAGCGTTAAAACTTGTCCGAGCAATTAA
- a CDS encoding 50S ribosomal protein L22: MANKYAYNKEVDEAKTARAMAKSLKISPKHCVEICSAIRGMEVEKAKAYLEDVIEMKKSVPFKRHNKKVGHRKGQEGWPSGRYPVKAAEQILKVLENAEANAEYKGMDTEKLFIEHISSHRGVVIPGYIPRAFGRMTPFNTPTTHIQIVLQEAN, encoded by the coding sequence ATGGCTAACAAATATGCTTATAATAAAGAAGTTGATGAAGCAAAAACTGCACGTGCTATGGCAAAATCTCTTAAGATTTCTCCAAAACACTGTGTTGAAATTTGCAGCGCAATCAGAGGAATGGAAGTAGAAAAAGCAAAAGCTTACTTAGAAGATGTTATTGAAATGAAAAAATCAGTTCCTTTCAAAAGACACAATAAAAAAGTTGGTCACAGAAAAGGTCAAGAAGGTTGGCCTTCCGGTAGATACCCTGTAAAAGCTGCTGAACAAATTTTAAAAGTCTTAGAAAATGCAGAAGCTAATGCAGAGTACAAAGGTATGGACACTGAAAAATTATTCATTGAACACATTTCTAGTCACAGAGGTGTTGTTATCCCTGGTTACATCCCAAGGGCATTCGGTAGAATGACTCCATTTAACACACCAACTACTCATATTCAAATTGTATTACAGGAGGCTAACTAA
- the rnp1 gene encoding ribonuclease P protein component 1 produces the protein MITSDNLVHHEFIGLKVHATNVKNKSLNLKGTIIDETKNTIKIEGEDNTEKMIPKNGTLFVFELPDGEKVEIDGNILSIRPEDRIKKRFKKI, from the coding sequence ATGATTACTTCAGATAACTTAGTTCATCATGAATTCATTGGATTGAAGGTTCATGCCACTAATGTGAAGAATAAGTCTCTTAATTTAAAAGGAACAATTATTGATGAGACAAAGAATACCATTAAAATTGAAGGAGAGGACAATACTGAGAAAATGATTCCTAAAAATGGAACATTATTCGTATTTGAACTTCCTGACGGGGAAAAAGTTGAAATTGATGGTAACATTTTGTCAATTCGTCCTGAAGATAGAATAAAAAAAAGGTTTAAAAAAATATAA
- the rpmC gene encoding 50S ribosomal protein L29 has protein sequence MAILRSKEIWDMEVDEIQEKLVELRTELSKNVSKSAAAGVNENPGKIRELRRTIARVLTILNEKQKEN, from the coding sequence ATGGCGATTTTAAGAAGTAAAGAAATTTGGGACATGGAAGTTGATGAGATTCAAGAAAAATTAGTTGAACTCAGAACTGAATTATCCAAAAACGTTTCTAAAAGTGCAGCTGCTGGGGTAAATGAAAACCCAGGTAAAATTAGAGAATTAAGAAGAACAATTGCTCGTGTTCTTACAATATTGAATGAAAAACAAAAGGAGAATTAA
- a CDS encoding 30S ribosomal protein S17 — MVGLNVQEPETTCDDPNCPFHGTLPVRGQVLEGVVVSNKAERTITVERSYYKFIKKYERYEKRKSKINVHKPDCLSVNVGDSVKVAECRPLSKTKHFVLVEVKGE, encoded by the coding sequence ATGGTTGGGCTTAACGTTCAAGAACCAGAAACTACATGTGATGATCCTAACTGCCCTTTCCACGGTACTTTGCCTGTAAGAGGTCAAGTCCTTGAAGGTGTTGTTGTCAGTAACAAAGCAGAAAGGACCATTACTGTTGAACGTAGTTACTATAAATTCATTAAAAAATATGAAAGATATGAAAAGAGGAAATCTAAAATCAACGTTCACAAACCAGATTGTTTAAGTGTGAATGTTGGTGATTCTGTAAAAGTTGCAGAATGCAGACCATTAAGTAAGACTAAACATTTTGTTTTAGTTGAAGTTAAAGGAGAGTAA
- a CDS encoding acetyl-CoA carboxylase biotin carboxylase subunit translates to MFEKVLIANRGEIAIRVMRACRELDIKSVAIYSDADSTSLYTNYADESYPLGNPSPAKSYLNIEKIIDIAIESGADAIHPGYGFLAENSKFGEECEKNGIKLIGPSGDVINKMGDKITSKALMKKAGVPVIEGTPEGVTDIEEAKDIAAQIGYPVIVKASAGGGGIGMRAVYEEDELVRAIESTQSVASTNFGDSTVFIEKYLEKPRHIEFQLLADEHGNVIHVGDRECSIQRRHQKLLEEAPSPIMTEELREQMGGSAVRAAEYIGYKSAGTVEFLYDDGQYYFLEMNTRIQVEHPITELITNTDLIKEQIKIANGDELSYEQKDIQINGHAIECRINAEDPLNDFAPNPGKITGYRSPGGPGVRLDSGVYMNYTIPTFYDSMISKLITYGRDRNDAINRMKRALSEYIILGVKTTIPFHKAILRNPNFLSGDLNTHFIDTYKKGIEAEMENVMAEDLDYVNRLKSTFMPSKKIAAISAAVGSYQNMAKHKKIQKK, encoded by the coding sequence ATGTTTGAAAAAGTATTAATTGCAAATAGAGGAGAAATTGCAATTAGAGTTATGCGAGCTTGCCGTGAACTTGACATCAAAAGCGTAGCAATCTATTCTGATGCAGATTCCACTTCTCTTTATACAAATTATGCAGATGAAAGTTATCCATTAGGAAATCCTTCACCAGCCAAATCTTATTTGAATATTGAAAAAATCATAGATATTGCAATTGAATCTGGTGCTGATGCTATTCACCCAGGTTACGGATTTCTAGCTGAAAACTCCAAATTCGGAGAAGAATGTGAAAAAAATGGAATTAAACTTATTGGACCGAGCGGAGATGTAATTAATAAAATGGGAGATAAAATTACATCAAAAGCTTTAATGAAAAAAGCGGGCGTCCCTGTAATTGAAGGTACTCCCGAAGGCGTAACAGATATTGAAGAAGCAAAAGATATTGCCGCTCAAATTGGTTATCCTGTAATTGTAAAAGCTTCTGCAGGAGGTGGGGGAATTGGTATGCGTGCAGTTTACGAAGAAGATGAACTAGTACGTGCAATTGAATCCACACAATCAGTAGCTTCAACAAATTTCGGTGATTCCACAGTATTCATTGAAAAATATCTTGAAAAGCCACGCCACATTGAATTCCAATTATTGGCAGATGAACATGGAAATGTGATTCATGTAGGCGACAGGGAATGTTCAATTCAAAGAAGGCACCAAAAACTTTTAGAAGAAGCACCTTCCCCAATTATGACCGAAGAATTGAGAGAACAAATGGGTGGAAGTGCTGTTAGGGCTGCAGAATACATAGGATATAAAAGTGCAGGTACTGTTGAATTCCTGTATGATGACGGCCAATACTACTTCCTTGAAATGAATACCCGTATTCAAGTAGAACACCCAATCACTGAATTAATCACCAATACAGATTTGATTAAAGAACAGATAAAAATTGCAAATGGTGATGAGTTAAGCTACGAACAAAAGGATATTCAAATAAACGGTCATGCAATTGAATGCCGTATTAATGCAGAAGACCCACTTAACGACTTTGCACCGAATCCTGGTAAAATTACAGGTTACAGATCCCCTGGAGGTCCGGGTGTACGTTTAGACAGTGGTGTCTATATGAATTATACCATTCCAACATTCTACGATTCAATGATTTCAAAATTAATCACCTACGGAAGAGACAGAAACGATGCAATTAATAGAATGAAAAGAGCATTAAGCGAATATATCATATTAGGTGTGAAAACAACAATACCATTCCATAAAGCGATTTTAAGAAATCCTAATTTCCTTTCTGGTGATTTGAACACCCACTTTATTGATACCTATAAAAAAGGTATTGAAGCTGAAATGGAAAATGTAATGGCTGAAGATTTAGACTATGTAAACAGATTAAAATCCACATTCATGCCTAGCAAAAAAATAGCAGCAATTTCTGCTGCAGTTGGATCTTATCAAAATATGGCTAAACATAAAAAAATTCAAAAGAAATAA
- a CDS encoding 50S ribosomal protein L23, whose product MDAYSIILKPHVTEKTMNLIDQNNEITFIVRRSANKKQIKRAFEELYEEKVAKVNTHINTKGQKVAYITLVEEEMAEELAVRIGVF is encoded by the coding sequence ATGGACGCATATTCAATTATTCTTAAACCTCATGTTACTGAAAAAACCATGAACTTAATTGATCAGAATAACGAAATTACTTTTATCGTACGTCGTAGCGCTAACAAAAAGCAAATCAAAAGAGCTTTTGAAGAGTTATACGAAGAAAAAGTAGCTAAAGTTAATACTCATATCAATACTAAAGGTCAAAAAGTAGCATATATAACACTTGTTGAAGAAGAAATGGCAGAAGAACTCGCTGTCAGAATAGGAGTATTCTAA
- a CDS encoding 50S ribosomal protein L2 produces the protein MGKRLIHQRRGRGTPAHRVASHRFKDKIKYRSYDALEKEGSIKGKVIDIVHDPARTAPIAEVKFENGEKKFILAPESIQVNDEIECGISAPIKFGNTLPLAEIPEGTPIYDIENTPGDGGRFVRSSGTYANVVTHDANQTVVELPSGELKYLNPNCRASIGVVAGGGRKDKPFLKAGKKWHAYKAKGKKFMTVRGVAMNAVDHPHGGGNRQHPGRPTTVSRHAPPGRKVGSIAAKRTGLKR, from the coding sequence ATGGGAAAACGATTAATTCATCAAAGAAGAGGAAGAGGAACTCCTGCTCACCGTGTTGCTTCTCATCGTTTTAAAGATAAAATCAAATACAGATCTTACGATGCATTAGAAAAAGAAGGTAGTATTAAAGGTAAAGTCATCGACATTGTACATGACCCAGCAAGGACCGCTCCTATTGCAGAAGTAAAATTCGAAAATGGTGAAAAGAAATTCATATTAGCACCTGAAAGCATTCAAGTCAACGATGAAATTGAATGTGGTATTTCTGCTCCAATCAAATTCGGTAATACATTACCGCTTGCTGAAATTCCTGAAGGTACTCCAATTTATGATATTGAAAACACTCCTGGAGACGGAGGTCGTTTTGTAAGATCTTCTGGAACTTATGCTAATGTTGTTACTCATGATGCTAACCAAACTGTTGTTGAATTACCATCAGGGGAATTAAAATACTTAAATCCTAACTGCCGTGCTAGTATTGGTGTAGTAGCTGGTGGAGGAAGAAAAGATAAACCATTCCTTAAAGCTGGTAAAAAATGGCATGCTTATAAAGCTAAAGGTAAGAAATTCATGACTGTAAGAGGAGTAGCAATGAATGCTGTTGATCACCCTCACGGGGGAGGTAACAGACAACATCCTGGTCGTCCTACAACTGTTTCAAGACATGCACCACCAGGAAGAAAAGTTGGTTCAATTGCAGCTAAGAGAACAGGTTTAAAAAGATAG
- the yciH gene encoding stress response translation initiation inhibitor YciH: MSKICDVCGLPEELCVCEEIAREVQSLKVFTVRRRFGKLMTIIEGIDEHDIDIKELTKTLKAKCACGGTAKNGQIELQGDHKVKVKEVLSDMGFSSDTIEIRESKKNNKKRR, encoded by the coding sequence ATGTCAAAAATTTGTGATGTATGTGGGCTTCCAGAAGAACTTTGTGTATGTGAAGAGATTGCTCGTGAAGTTCAATCTCTAAAAGTTTTTACAGTTAGAAGAAGATTCGGAAAACTCATGACTATTATCGAAGGTATAGATGAACACGATATAGATATCAAGGAACTCACTAAAACTCTTAAGGCAAAATGTGCTTGTGGAGGAACTGCTAAAAATGGTCAAATTGAACTTCAAGGAGATCATAAAGTTAAGGTAAAAGAAGTTTTATCTGATATGGGTTTCTCTTCTGATACTATTGAAATTCGTGAATCTAAGAAGAATAATAAAAAAAGGAGATAA
- a CDS encoding 30S ribosomal protein S3, translated as MIEKDFVTEGLRRTRIDEYLEKELERAGYGGMEVQITPLGTMVVVYAERPGMVIGRGGKNVRTITNTLKTEFGLDNPQIEVKEVEVPELNPKIMAYKISNMLQRGMHFRRVAYSTIRRIMGAGAQGVEVTISGKIRGSRSAVAKFVEGYIKKCGEPSTRLVEEGFATAQLKPGVLGIYVRIMPPETVLPDSVEILPPKVIIEEDGEIVEEEIDVETEEIIEEEEIIEEVEDLDELEEVVEEKSTEEVEKDDS; from the coding sequence ATGATAGAAAAAGATTTTGTCACAGAGGGCCTTAGAAGAACCAGAATTGACGAATATTTAGAAAAAGAACTTGAAAGAGCCGGATACGGTGGTATGGAAGTTCAAATTACCCCTTTAGGTACCATGGTTGTTGTATATGCTGAAAGACCGGGTATGGTTATTGGTAGAGGTGGTAAAAACGTAAGGACTATTACCAACACTCTTAAAACTGAATTTGGTTTAGACAATCCTCAAATTGAAGTTAAAGAGGTTGAAGTTCCTGAACTTAACCCTAAAATCATGGCTTACAAAATTTCTAACATGTTACAAAGAGGTATGCACTTTAGAAGAGTTGCTTATTCAACTATTCGTAGAATTATGGGTGCTGGTGCTCAAGGTGTAGAAGTAACTATTTCTGGTAAAATCAGAGGTTCTAGATCTGCTGTAGCTAAATTCGTTGAAGGATACATTAAAAAATGTGGTGAACCTTCAACCAGATTAGTAGAAGAAGGTTTTGCTACTGCACAATTAAAACCTGGTGTATTAGGTATTTATGTTAGAATTATGCCTCCGGAAACTGTATTACCTGATTCTGTCGAAATCCTTCCTCCAAAAGTCATCATTGAAGAAGATGGTGAAATTGTTGAAGAAGAAATCGATGTTGAAACTGAAGAAATCATCGAAGAAGAAGAAATCATTGAGGAAGTTGAAGACCTCGACGAATTAGAAGAAGTTGTTGAAGAAAAGTCTACTGAAGAAGTAGAAAAAGACGATAGTTAA
- a CDS encoding 50S ribosomal protein L14: MKPLTSSVTKALPIGATLQCVDNTGAREIEIISVKGFKGVRRRLDVAGVGDLVVASVKKGTADMRREVVNAVVVRQKKEYRRADGLRVKFEDNAAVIITPEGILKGSEIRGPVAKEAADRWPSVGSAANILV; this comes from the coding sequence ATGAAACCATTAACCTCAAGTGTTACTAAAGCATTACCAATTGGAGCAACCCTCCAATGTGTTGACAATACCGGTGCACGTGAAATCGAAATCATTTCCGTAAAAGGATTCAAAGGTGTAAGAAGGAGACTCGACGTTGCTGGTGTTGGAGATTTAGTTGTTGCTTCTGTTAAAAAAGGAACTGCTGACATGAGAAGAGAAGTTGTCAATGCAGTAGTAGTTAGACAAAAAAAGGAATATAGACGTGCTGACGGTCTTCGTGTTAAATTCGAAGATAATGCAGCTGTTATTATTACTCCTGAAGGAATTTTAAAAGGATCTGAAATTAGAGGTCCTGTTGCTAAAGAAGCAGCTGACAGATGGCCTAGTGTAGGTAGTGCAGCAAATATTTTAGTATAA